A single Biomphalaria glabrata chromosome 2, xgBioGlab47.1, whole genome shotgun sequence DNA region contains:
- the LOC106053790 gene encoding BTB/POZ domain-containing protein KCTD5-like: MAVNNNHGNGVMETDCRKSEWVRLNVGGTTFLTTRTTLGRDQKSFLYRLVQEASDLNTDKDTDGAFLIDRDPSYFGPVLNFLRHGKLVMNKDLAEEGVLEEAEFYNITDLIKVVKDRIAERDAKLNQTFMKNVYRVMQCSGQELTQMVSTIPDGWKFEQLLNIGSHYNYGSEDHAEFLFVVSKECPTVLNGTDEPSDRAKVLQLKGTRI; this comes from the exons ATGGCTGTAAATAATAACCATGGAAATGGAGTTATGGAAACAGATTGCAGAAAAAGTGAATGGGTTCGATTGAATGTTGGAGGAACAACGTTTCTAACTACTAGGACAACTCTTGGTAGAGATCAGAAGTCATTTTTGTACAGACTTGTTCAGGAAGCATCAGATCTTAATACAGACAAG GATACTGATGGAGCTTTCCTTATTGACAGAGATCCTTCCTATTTTGGACCTGTTTTAAATTTTCTTCGACATGGCAAACTTGTGATGAATAAAGACTTGGCAGAAGAAG GTGTCTTGGAGGAAGCAGAGTTTTATAACATAACAGATTTAATCAAGGTTGTGAAGGATAGAATCGCAGAACGAGATGCTAAATTGAATCag aCATTCATGAAGAATGTTTACAGGGTAATGCAGTGTTCAGGTCAAGAGCTGACTCAGATGGTGTCCACTATACCTGATGGGTGGAAGTTTGAGCAG CTACTCAATATAGGCTCTCATTACAACTATGGCTCTGAAGATCATGCAGAGTTCTTATTTGTTGTCTCCAAAGAGTGCCCTACTGTTTTAAATGGCACAGATGAGCCATCAGATAGAGCCAAG GTATTACAGTTAAAAGGCACCAGGATCTGA